From a region of the Maridesulfovibrio ferrireducens genome:
- a CDS encoding 2-isopropylmalate synthase, whose product MSDQVYIFDTTLRDGEQSPGATMNIREKITMARQLEMLGVDIIEAGFPAASQGDFEAVRKIAQSVGDIQVAGLCRALTSDIDRAFEAVKYAKNPRIHTFVATSDIHMKHKFNKEPAEILEMAKKAVRHAVSLTPNVEFSAEDASRSRWDFLAEVVEAVINEGATTINIPDTVGYAQPDEFAKLITYLLETVPNSHKAIFSVHCHNDLGLATANTLAAIKAGARQAEVTLSGIGERAGNAALEEVIMALHTRKDYYDIETAIVTEQLFPACRRLSGTIGQPISPNKAIVGANAFAHESGIHQDGMLKNRQTYEIMTPESIGKKGTSIVLGKHSGRNALGSKLREMGYELNDEQISDVFKAIKVLADKKEHIFDEDVEALVLEEAYRIHDLYRVKELSVFSGTSGVSPHAAIVLDDYSKDKDNPVEIRKVGFGDGPINAIFSTINKLVGKKPKLELYSVNAVTGGADAQGAVMVHIIDEGVKSIGRGSDEDIMVASAKAYINAINRVERMKQEKQDA is encoded by the coding sequence ATGTCTGATCAAGTCTATATTTTTGATACCACCTTACGCGACGGAGAACAGTCCCCCGGCGCAACAATGAATATCCGCGAAAAAATTACTATGGCCCGTCAGCTTGAAATGCTGGGTGTTGATATCATCGAGGCTGGTTTTCCCGCTGCGAGTCAGGGTGATTTTGAAGCCGTTAGAAAAATTGCTCAGTCAGTTGGTGATATTCAAGTTGCCGGACTCTGCCGCGCACTTACCTCTGATATTGATCGGGCTTTTGAAGCCGTTAAATATGCTAAAAATCCTCGTATCCATACATTTGTTGCTACTTCTGACATTCATATGAAGCATAAGTTCAACAAGGAGCCGGCTGAGATTTTAGAAATGGCTAAAAAGGCTGTGCGCCATGCTGTTTCGTTGACTCCCAATGTTGAATTTTCAGCGGAAGACGCTTCCCGTTCACGCTGGGATTTTCTGGCTGAAGTTGTCGAAGCTGTTATTAATGAAGGCGCAACAACAATTAATATCCCTGATACTGTCGGGTATGCGCAGCCGGACGAATTCGCTAAATTGATTACCTATTTACTGGAAACAGTTCCTAACAGTCATAAAGCAATCTTCAGCGTGCATTGTCATAATGATTTAGGCCTTGCGACAGCAAATACTCTGGCTGCAATTAAAGCCGGGGCTAGACAGGCTGAAGTGACTCTTTCCGGTATCGGAGAGCGTGCCGGTAACGCTGCGCTTGAAGAAGTGATTATGGCTCTTCATACCCGTAAAGATTATTATGATATTGAAACTGCCATTGTTACCGAGCAGTTATTTCCAGCTTGCCGCAGACTTTCCGGAACAATCGGACAGCCTATTTCCCCTAATAAAGCAATTGTCGGTGCTAATGCTTTTGCTCACGAGTCAGGCATCCATCAGGATGGAATGCTCAAAAATCGTCAGACTTATGAAATTATGACTCCTGAATCTATCGGTAAAAAGGGTACTTCTATTGTACTTGGAAAACATTCCGGCAGAAACGCTTTGGGTTCAAAACTTCGTGAAATGGGTTATGAACTTAATGATGAGCAGATCTCGGATGTATTTAAAGCAATCAAAGTTTTAGCTGATAAAAAAGAACATATTTTTGATGAGGATGTTGAAGCTCTTGTTCTCGAAGAAGCTTACCGTATTCATGACCTGTACAGGGTTAAAGAATTGTCGGTTTTTTCTGGAACTTCAGGTGTTTCTCCTCACGCAGCAATAGTTTTGGATGATTACAGTAAGGATAAGGATAATCCGGTCGAAATACGAAAAGTTGGATTTGGCGATGGGCCTATTAATGCAATTTTCTCTACTATTAATAAGTTAGTAGGCAAAAAACCCAAACTGGAACTTTATTCTGTAAACGCTGTTACTGGTGGCGCAGATGCACAGGGCGCGGTTATGGTTCATATAATTGATGAAGGTGTGAAATCAATCGGTCGAGGTTCTGACGAAGATATTATGGTCGCCAGTGCCAAAGCTTACATTAATGCAATAAACAGAGTTGAACGCATGAAACAGGAGAAGCAGGATGCCTAA
- a CDS encoding ABC transporter substrate-binding protein yields the protein MFLKSFFLLLVIIPVNSAFAEISVIDDFGDKVVLKSPAKRIVALYGAFNEILFAMDLDDRIVARTAGDDYPAQIVKLPSIGTHMRPNSELIVALNPDLVLQMAGRSQAKTALEPLKERGIPTAMFKVTSFEDLYSLIGKIGILTGEPERAEKLVHSMSMRLDTVKERYSKIKDKPDVFFEIRYPNLLAAGQGSIVSDIIVKAGGDNCVDNPKKIVRMGEEELLRLNPENYVYQSGRMNQSPVVPSDRDHFKMIKAVRLGKVLKVDESVFSRPGPRNVDAVETLADFLYNNKEENINE from the coding sequence GTGTTCCTCAAGTCCTTTTTTCTCCTTCTGGTGATTATTCCGGTTAATTCAGCTTTTGCAGAAATTTCTGTAATTGATGATTTTGGTGACAAAGTTGTACTGAAATCTCCTGCTAAGCGAATTGTCGCTCTTTATGGTGCATTTAATGAGATACTTTTTGCCATGGATTTGGATGACAGGATTGTCGCCCGTACCGCCGGTGATGATTATCCAGCGCAGATTGTAAAGTTGCCGTCGATTGGAACGCATATGCGCCCCAATTCTGAACTTATAGTGGCACTTAATCCCGATCTTGTTTTACAGATGGCGGGAAGATCTCAAGCTAAGACCGCCCTTGAGCCGCTTAAGGAAAGGGGAATTCCTACTGCAATGTTTAAGGTTACTTCCTTTGAAGATCTTTATTCTTTGATCGGGAAAATTGGAATTTTGACTGGAGAGCCTGAGCGCGCTGAAAAGCTTGTTCATTCAATGAGCATGCGGCTTGATACGGTTAAAGAAAGGTACAGTAAAATAAAAGATAAGCCCGATGTTTTTTTTGAGATTCGTTATCCGAATCTTTTGGCCGCCGGACAAGGATCAATCGTGTCCGATATAATTGTTAAAGCTGGTGGTGATAATTGCGTAGATAATCCGAAAAAGATTGTGCGCATGGGGGAAGAGGAGCTTTTGCGTCTTAATCCCGAAAATTATGTTTACCAGTCAGGGCGAATGAATCAGTCCCCTGTAGTGCCTTCGGACAGGGATCATTTTAAAATGATTAAAGCGGTTCGATTAGGAAAAGTTTTAAAGGTTGATGAGTCAGTTTTTTCAAGGCCCGGTCCCCGTAATGTGGACGCAGTCGAGACTTTAGCTGATTTTTTATACAATAATAAAGAAGAGAATATTAATGAGTAA
- a CDS encoding FecCD family ABC transporter permease, with product MGTMEKRRVRAVAVLFFLVPVSVFAACLFGAYDTSVAQVYDVFRSAILGGVEGSESSLSYIVTDLRLSRVCLSFLVGMSLAVAGTVYQGILRNPLADPFTLGVSSGAAFGASLAIFSGSTVLGAGLWLKFGSLFLPLAALAGAMAALGAVLMLGRIGGTLRRETMVLAGIVVATFLSALISLLKSMDEDSVTSIVFWIMGSFQGRGWEHVTLFLPYFIAGMIPIIYYSRELDILSLGETQARHLGMDVSRVRLFLLVGSGLLTGAAVAVSGIIGFVGLIVPHLVRMFQGAEHRPLLLSSSLLGGLLLVWSDVIARSLLPGGEELPVGVVTALLGGPFFCIVLRGGFRGARS from the coding sequence ATGGGAACAATGGAAAAAAGAAGAGTTCGCGCTGTTGCAGTGCTCTTTTTTCTCGTACCTGTTTCTGTTTTTGCCGCCTGCTTGTTTGGAGCATATGACACTTCTGTTGCGCAGGTTTATGATGTTTTTAGATCTGCAATTCTAGGCGGCGTGGAAGGTTCTGAGTCCTCGCTGTCGTATATTGTAACGGACCTTAGACTTAGCAGGGTGTGTCTTTCTTTTCTTGTGGGGATGTCTCTTGCTGTTGCTGGAACTGTTTATCAGGGCATTTTGCGAAATCCTCTGGCTGATCCGTTTACTTTAGGGGTCAGCAGCGGGGCTGCTTTCGGCGCGAGTCTCGCTATTTTTTCGGGTTCAACAGTGCTTGGCGCGGGATTGTGGCTTAAGTTCGGTTCGCTTTTCCTGCCGCTTGCCGCGCTTGCCGGAGCTATGGCAGCTCTTGGAGCAGTGCTTATGCTCGGTAGAATCGGCGGCACTTTGCGGCGTGAGACTATGGTTTTGGCTGGAATTGTCGTGGCGACATTTCTCTCCGCTTTGATCTCTTTGCTTAAATCTATGGATGAAGACTCTGTTACCAGTATTGTATTCTGGATAATGGGTAGTTTTCAGGGGCGCGGCTGGGAGCATGTTACTTTATTTCTGCCGTACTTTATCGCCGGAATGATTCCCATAATTTACTATTCGCGTGAGCTGGATATCTTGTCACTTGGTGAGACTCAGGCACGTCATCTTGGTATGGATGTATCAAGAGTAAGGTTGTTTCTGCTTGTCGGATCTGGACTTTTGACAGGCGCGGCTGTTGCTGTCTCGGGGATTATCGGATTCGTGGGACTGATTGTTCCCCATCTGGTCCGCATGTTTCAAGGAGCTGAGCACAGACCGCTGTTGCTGTCCTCGTCATTACTTGGCGGATTGCTTTTAGTCTGGTCAGATGTGATAGCCCGTTCATTGCTTCCCGGTGGAGAAGAGCTTCCGGTCGGAGTTGTAACAGCTTTGCTGGGTGGACCGTTTTTCTGCATCGTTCTGCGCGGTGGTTTCAGGGGAGCTCGTTCATGA
- the leuC gene encoding 3-isopropylmalate dehydratase large subunit, producing MPKTLAEKILQAHTDETVKEAGQIVRCKVSLVLANDITAPLAIKSFKAMGASDVFDKDKVALVCDHFTPNKDIDSAEQVKLVREFAHEKNITHYYEGGECGVEHALLPELGLVGPADIVVGADSHTCTYGGLGAFATGMGSTDIAGAMALGETWFKVPPSIKVEIEGTPGQYVGAKDYVLRLIGDIGVSGALYKALEFSGSVVNNLSIEGRMTIANMAIEAGGKVGLFPVDAKTLEYCVAAGRTGDSLLSADADAVYERIVKMDVTGMKPQIACPHLPDNVKPVDEVKNMKIHQAVIGSCTNGRISDLREAAAILKGRKANKNVRLIVLPATPTIWKQALKEGLIEIFMDSGAIVGPATCGPCLGGHMGILAGGERAIATTNRNFKGRMGSLKSEVFLSNPAVAAASAIAGEIIDPSAL from the coding sequence ATGCCTAAAACATTAGCGGAAAAAATTTTACAAGCACATACTGATGAAACTGTTAAAGAAGCCGGACAGATTGTACGTTGCAAGGTCTCTTTAGTTCTTGCCAATGATATTACTGCTCCGCTTGCAATTAAGTCTTTTAAAGCAATGGGCGCATCTGATGTTTTCGACAAAGATAAAGTTGCCCTCGTCTGTGACCATTTCACCCCGAATAAGGACATTGATTCTGCTGAGCAGGTCAAACTTGTCCGTGAATTCGCACATGAAAAGAATATAACTCATTATTATGAAGGCGGAGAATGCGGCGTAGAACACGCACTTCTGCCTGAACTCGGTCTGGTCGGTCCGGCTGACATTGTAGTCGGAGCTGACAGTCACACCTGCACATACGGCGGGCTCGGTGCATTTGCTACCGGTATGGGCTCAACTGATATTGCCGGAGCAATGGCTCTCGGCGAAACTTGGTTCAAAGTACCTCCTTCCATCAAGGTTGAAATTGAAGGAACTCCCGGACAGTATGTCGGCGCAAAGGATTACGTTCTGCGTCTTATCGGAGACATAGGCGTTTCCGGCGCTTTGTACAAAGCTCTCGAGTTCAGCGGTTCTGTTGTAAATAATCTTTCAATTGAAGGTCGCATGACCATTGCAAACATGGCGATTGAAGCTGGCGGTAAAGTCGGCCTCTTCCCTGTTGATGCAAAAACTCTTGAGTATTGCGTTGCTGCCGGAAGAACAGGGGATTCTCTCCTTTCCGCTGACGCTGATGCTGTTTACGAAAGAATCGTAAAAATGGATGTAACAGGCATGAAACCCCAGATTGCATGTCCTCATCTTCCTGATAATGTGAAGCCTGTTGATGAAGTTAAAAACATGAAAATTCATCAGGCTGTGATTGGCTCCTGTACAAATGGCCGTATTTCCGATCTCAGAGAAGCAGCCGCAATCCTTAAAGGACGCAAAGCGAATAAGAATGTCAGATTGATTGTTCTTCCTGCTACTCCGACTATTTGGAAACAGGCTCTCAAAGAAGGGCTGATTGAAATATTCATGGACTCCGGCGCAATTGTCGGACCTGCCACTTGCGGGCCTTGTCTTGGCGGACACATGGGAATTCTTGCTGGTGGAGAAAGAGCAATAGCCACCACCAACCGTAATTTTAAGGGACGTATGGGAAGCTTAAAGAGTGAAGTATTCCTTTCCAATCCCGCGGTTGCTGCCGCAAGTGCGATTGCCGGAGAAATTATCGATCCTTCAGCTCTGTAG
- a CDS encoding MATE family efflux transporter: MTVDFSPKLHPFEERPNKTLLVLAVPVLFSMIAEPLTGLVDTAFVAKIGAEPLASLGIGTMVFSSIFWVFGFLGIGTQTEVSHALGKGDLKRASSLCWLAVAISVVLGIVLAVCVLPLLGYISSIMGAEGDVHSLAVEYMKYRLLGAPAILVTLSCFGSLRGYQDMRTPLYVAVGMNLINVLLDWGLVFGHGPFPELGVAGAALASSLSQWIGAFWVVYVVKRKYGFDTGFSLSDAKRLFSIGGDMFVRTGGVCFFLLLCTRFATKAGAESGAAHQAIRQFFVFLALFLDAFAISGQSLVGYFIGSANKLMARKVAVLVCQWSFGTGVLLSIAMYFGQEPVSWLLVPQEAAAVFAPAWLAVTFLQPINALSFATDGIHLGTGDFHYLRNAMLIAVGVSSAMLIAVDYYKPEHMLLWIWIIAGVWTSLRALLGMIRIWPGIGQGPLSIS; the protein is encoded by the coding sequence ATGACTGTTGATTTTTCTCCCAAGCTTCATCCATTTGAGGAACGTCCTAATAAGACTCTTCTTGTTTTGGCCGTACCTGTGCTTTTTTCGATGATAGCAGAGCCTCTCACTGGATTGGTTGATACCGCTTTTGTTGCGAAAATCGGAGCGGAGCCTTTGGCCTCTCTTGGTATCGGGACTATGGTTTTTTCGTCTATATTCTGGGTGTTTGGCTTTTTAGGCATCGGGACTCAGACTGAAGTTTCACATGCGCTTGGTAAAGGGGACTTGAAAAGAGCTTCATCACTTTGCTGGCTGGCAGTCGCTATTTCTGTGGTTTTGGGAATTGTTCTGGCGGTATGCGTATTGCCGTTGCTCGGATATATCTCGTCGATTATGGGCGCAGAGGGTGACGTTCACTCACTTGCTGTTGAGTATATGAAATATAGATTGCTCGGCGCTCCCGCAATTTTGGTAACTCTGTCGTGTTTCGGTTCACTGCGCGGTTATCAGGATATGCGTACTCCTCTGTATGTCGCTGTCGGCATGAATTTAATTAATGTGTTGCTGGATTGGGGACTTGTTTTCGGGCATGGTCCGTTTCCCGAACTGGGCGTTGCAGGGGCCGCGCTGGCAAGTTCACTTAGCCAGTGGATTGGCGCATTTTGGGTAGTTTATGTTGTAAAAAGGAAATACGGTTTTGATACTGGCTTTAGCCTAAGCGATGCCAAAAGACTTTTCTCCATCGGCGGGGATATGTTTGTCCGTACCGGCGGAGTTTGTTTCTTTTTGCTTTTGTGTACTCGTTTTGCAACGAAAGCCGGAGCTGAATCAGGCGCCGCGCATCAGGCTATTCGGCAATTTTTTGTTTTTCTGGCACTTTTTCTTGATGCGTTTGCGATAAGTGGTCAGTCGCTAGTAGGGTATTTTATAGGCAGTGCAAATAAATTGATGGCTCGCAAGGTTGCCGTGTTGGTTTGTCAGTGGAGTTTCGGCACAGGGGTGCTTCTCAGCATTGCCATGTACTTTGGACAGGAACCCGTGAGCTGGTTGCTTGTACCTCAGGAAGCTGCCGCAGTTTTTGCCCCGGCTTGGCTTGCAGTGACTTTTTTACAGCCGATAAATGCACTCTCGTTTGCTACAGATGGAATCCATTTGGGGACGGGTGACTTTCATTATCTTAGAAATGCGATGCTGATTGCCGTTGGTGTAAGTTCTGCCATGTTGATTGCTGTGGATTATTATAAGCCGGAGCATATGCTGCTTTGGATATGGATAATCGCCGGAGTCTGGACTTCGCTTAGAGCTTTACTAGGTATGATCAGAATTTGGCCCGGAATAGGTCAAGGACCACTGTCTATTTCATAA
- the cobI gene encoding precorrin-2 C(20)-methyltransferase yields the protein MSNYGKIYGIGVGPGDSDLLTVRAVKILGKVDVVFAASSTKNDYSHSLSIADEYLHEGCKIVRLGYPMTRDKAKLQEAWEENCKIAAEYLSEGKSAAFLTLGDPLIYSTFGYMLRTLRKFYPEVEVEVVPGITSYQAAAAKSCQVLVESGQNLLLTSGVADADEFAHTISCADNAVILKAYRNFPELRKKVKELSKMDVKFYTRLGLEGEAIYNDIDEVPDTTHYLSLMLLTASDKD from the coding sequence ATGAGTAATTACGGTAAAATATATGGCATTGGTGTCGGTCCTGGAGATTCTGATTTATTGACAGTACGGGCTGTAAAAATTCTTGGAAAAGTGGATGTTGTTTTTGCCGCATCTTCAACAAAGAATGATTATTCACATTCGTTAAGCATTGCGGATGAATATCTGCATGAAGGGTGTAAGATAGTAAGGCTTGGCTATCCCATGACTCGCGATAAAGCTAAGTTACAGGAAGCGTGGGAAGAAAATTGTAAGATTGCCGCTGAATATTTAAGTGAAGGTAAAAGCGCTGCTTTTCTTACTCTTGGCGATCCGCTGATTTATTCCACTTTCGGATACATGCTCCGCACCCTTAGAAAATTTTATCCTGAAGTTGAAGTTGAAGTTGTGCCGGGGATTACTTCATATCAGGCGGCGGCGGCGAAGTCCTGTCAGGTTCTTGTTGAATCAGGGCAGAATCTGCTGTTGACCTCGGGCGTAGCGGATGCGGATGAATTTGCTCATACCATTTCATGTGCTGATAATGCTGTTATTTTGAAGGCATACCGCAACTTTCCTGAACTTCGTAAGAAAGTGAAAGAACTTAGTAAGATGGATGTGAAATTCTACACTCGGCTCGGGCTTGAAGGCGAAGCTATCTATAATGATATAGATGAAGTTCCCGATACAACACATTATCTTTCTTTGATGCTGTTGACTGCTTCTGATAAAGATTAA
- the leuB gene encoding 3-isopropylmalate dehydrogenase, whose product MKICVMPGDGIGPEIMAQGIKVLEVIGKKFGHVFDVTEALIGGVAIDETGVPLPDATVKACKDSDAVLLGAVGGPKWDIIDPAIRPERGLLGIRKELSLFANLRPASLFSQLKKACFLRPDIVEKGIDVMVVRELTGGIYFGEPRGTGEENGERIGYNTMVYREHEIKRIAKVAFEAARKRSKRLCSVDKANVLDVSRVWREVVIEVAADYPDVELSHMYVDNAAMQLVRDPSQFDVIVTGNLFGDILSDEAAVITGSIGMLPSASLGEGNPGLFEPIHGSAPDIAGQDKANPLATILSIAMMLRYSFNLADEAACIEAAVEKTLSQGLRTGDIMDEDGTLVGCVEMGEAVLKNI is encoded by the coding sequence ATGAAAATATGCGTTATGCCCGGTGATGGAATCGGGCCTGAAATAATGGCTCAGGGGATCAAAGTTCTTGAAGTTATAGGTAAAAAATTCGGGCACGTTTTCGACGTAACCGAAGCTCTTATCGGCGGTGTTGCCATTGATGAAACTGGTGTTCCGCTTCCTGATGCAACGGTAAAAGCTTGCAAAGATTCTGACGCTGTTCTGCTCGGAGCTGTCGGTGGCCCCAAATGGGATATTATTGATCCTGCTATCAGGCCGGAACGAGGATTACTCGGAATCCGTAAGGAACTTTCTCTGTTCGCAAATCTCCGTCCTGCTTCTCTTTTTTCACAGCTTAAGAAAGCATGTTTTTTGCGCCCTGATATCGTTGAAAAAGGTATAGATGTCATGGTTGTTCGCGAACTTACCGGAGGAATTTATTTCGGCGAGCCTCGCGGTACTGGTGAAGAAAACGGCGAACGTATCGGCTACAATACCATGGTGTATCGTGAGCACGAAATTAAACGTATCGCAAAAGTAGCCTTTGAAGCAGCCCGTAAGCGCAGCAAACGTCTTTGTTCTGTTGATAAAGCAAACGTACTGGATGTTTCCCGCGTATGGCGTGAAGTTGTCATCGAAGTCGCTGCCGATTATCCAGATGTAGAACTCAGTCATATGTATGTAGACAACGCCGCTATGCAGCTTGTCCGCGATCCTTCACAGTTCGATGTAATCGTAACAGGCAACCTGTTCGGTGATATTCTTTCTGACGAAGCCGCAGTTATCACAGGTTCAATCGGTATGCTTCCTTCCGCTTCCCTTGGCGAAGGTAACCCCGGTTTATTTGAACCTATTCACGGGTCCGCACCGGATATCGCTGGACAGGATAAAGCTAATCCTTTGGCAACAATTCTTTCTATTGCCATGATGTTGCGCTATTCCTTCAATCTCGCTGATGAAGCTGCATGTATCGAAGCTGCTGTTGAGAAAACTCTCAGTCAGGGACTGCGTACAGGTGATATCATGGACGAAGACGGAACTCTCGTAGGTTGCGTTGAAATGGGCGAAGCTGTTCTCAAAAATATCTAG
- a CDS encoding ABC transporter ATP-binding protein, producing MISVENLSAGYGRREVLQGMNLSFAAGSMTAVLGPNGSGKTTLVSSISGVLRPLVGQIKIAQKDVRDYRPRELAEIMAVLPQKVEPAFGLTVKSMVMMGRYAHGSGFFGYDSEDDDICVEAIRMIGIAHLIDRPVSELSGGEFQRVLMARTISQQAKIMVLDEAASGVDVAGKIELFDMLKKMNGQGATIICVIHDLNLAALYFDRLVFLSNGKVELDGSPAKVITKDNIASVYKTDVSIVEHPELGVPQVLFSPSGDYSG from the coding sequence ATGATCTCCGTTGAAAATCTTTCTGCCGGATATGGTAGACGTGAAGTCTTGCAGGGCATGAATTTAAGCTTTGCGGCTGGCTCAATGACTGCGGTTCTCGGTCCTAACGGAAGCGGTAAAACGACTCTTGTTTCGTCTATTTCCGGTGTATTACGTCCCCTTGTTGGTCAGATTAAAATAGCTCAAAAAGATGTCCGGGATTATCGCCCCCGTGAACTTGCCGAGATAATGGCTGTGTTGCCGCAGAAGGTTGAACCAGCCTTTGGACTCACTGTTAAATCCATGGTCATGATGGGCAGATACGCGCATGGTTCAGGCTTTTTCGGTTATGATAGCGAAGATGATGATATCTGTGTTGAAGCCATTAGAATGATAGGCATTGCCCATTTGATTGATCGCCCTGTTTCTGAGCTTTCAGGCGGAGAATTTCAACGGGTTTTAATGGCTCGTACTATTTCGCAGCAGGCAAAGATAATGGTTCTTGATGAAGCCGCATCCGGTGTTGATGTCGCAGGTAAAATTGAACTTTTTGATATGCTGAAAAAAATGAACGGGCAGGGCGCAACTATAATTTGCGTGATTCATGATTTGAATCTTGCCGCACTTTATTTTGACCGTTTGGTGTTTTTATCAAACGGCAAGGTTGAATTGGACGGTTCTCCTGCTAAAGTTATTACAAAGGATAACATTGCAAGTGTTTATAAAACAGATGTTTCGATTGTTGAACATCCGGAGCTTGGTGTTCCTCAAGTCCTTTTTTCTCCTTCTGGTGATTATTCCGGTTAA
- a CDS encoding sirohydrochlorin cobaltochelatase, whose product MQCHFGVKQKAVSAFIILCFLIIPSFALAGHGDSKPVKKGILLAAFGSSMPEAQISFDNIDKAVKKAFPGVPVRWAYSSAIIRNVLSKEGRTVDSPVTALSKMMDDGFTHVAVQSLHTIPGEEYFGTLETAMKFEGMPKGMSKIAVGKPLLYSDEDMTRTVKAIIANIPKERKAKDAVVLMGHGTPHSANIYYPGSQYYFSKIDPKIFVGTVEGTPTLDDVKAKLAKSKAKKVYLMPYMSVAGDHARNDMAGDEPDSWKSELTKAGYKCESVLKGSAEFPQVVDIWVDHLKIAFKSLDH is encoded by the coding sequence ATGCAGTGTCATTTTGGGGTTAAGCAAAAAGCAGTTTCTGCTTTTATCATCCTTTGTTTTCTAATTATTCCCTCATTCGCTCTTGCCGGACACGGTGATTCCAAACCTGTTAAGAAGGGTATCCTTCTTGCCGCTTTTGGCTCAAGTATGCCGGAAGCACAAATCTCTTTCGACAATATCGATAAAGCAGTTAAAAAAGCTTTCCCCGGTGTTCCAGTTCGCTGGGCATATTCCTCTGCTATAATCAGAAATGTTTTGTCAAAAGAAGGCCGTACAGTTGATTCTCCTGTTACAGCTCTTTCTAAAATGATGGATGACGGCTTTACACATGTCGCCGTTCAGTCACTGCACACTATTCCCGGTGAAGAGTATTTTGGTACTCTTGAAACTGCAATGAAGTTTGAAGGTATGCCGAAGGGAATGTCTAAGATTGCAGTTGGTAAGCCGCTTCTTTATTCTGATGAAGATATGACCAGAACCGTAAAAGCTATTATCGCTAATATTCCTAAAGAGCGTAAAGCTAAAGACGCCGTAGTTCTTATGGGACACGGAACTCCTCATTCTGCAAATATTTACTACCCCGGTTCTCAATATTATTTTTCCAAGATTGATCCTAAAATCTTTGTAGGAACAGTTGAAGGAACTCCGACTCTTGACGATGTGAAGGCTAAACTTGCGAAAAGTAAAGCTAAGAAAGTTTATCTTATGCCTTATATGTCCGTAGCCGGTGACCATGCCCGTAATGACATGGCTGGTGATGAGCCTGATTCATGGAAATCTGAGTTAACCAAAGCCGGATATAAATGCGAGTCTGTCCTTAAAGGTTCCGCAGAATTTCCGCAGGTTGTAGATATCTGGGTTGATCATCTTAAGATAGCATTCAAAAGTCTTGATCACTAA
- a CDS encoding GIY-YIG nuclease family protein: MKTWYVYLLRCKDNSLYCGVTTDPKRRLKEHNNGGNKGAKYTRARLPVEIETVEPLPDKKSAYKLEYAVKQKPAAQKAVFLTKTALKMREEYQPDNNLS, encoded by the coding sequence ATGAAAACATGGTACGTCTATCTACTCCGATGCAAAGATAATTCTCTCTATTGCGGAGTTACCACCGACCCGAAGCGTAGACTGAAGGAACATAACAACGGTGGAAATAAAGGGGCAAAATATACCCGCGCACGACTTCCTGTAGAAATTGAAACAGTCGAACCGCTACCTGATAAAAAGTCCGCTTATAAACTTGAATACGCTGTCAAACAAAAACCAGCCGCGCAAAAAGCTGTCTTTCTCACAAAAACAGCTTTGAAAATGCGCGAGGAATATCAACCAGATAACAATCTATCGTAA
- a CDS encoding 3-isopropylmalate dehydratase small subunit, with amino-acid sequence MTITGTAHRVGAHIDTDAIIPARFLVTTDSAELGANCMEGLEAGWIKRVKKNDIMVADENFGCGSSREHAPISLLGAGIPVIVAKSFARIFYRNGFNMGLILLEVGDDFKKLGDGDQLEVDADKGTIKNLTTGETITCSPVPPFMKEILDAGGLVEYVKNRLGN; translated from the coding sequence ATGACTATCACAGGTACAGCTCATAGAGTCGGGGCGCATATTGATACTGACGCAATAATTCCTGCCCGTTTTTTGGTTACTACAGATTCAGCCGAACTCGGCGCAAACTGTATGGAAGGACTCGAAGCCGGCTGGATAAAACGCGTTAAAAAGAATGACATCATGGTTGCTGATGAAAATTTCGGCTGTGGATCATCACGCGAACATGCTCCTATTTCTCTTTTAGGCGCCGGAATTCCGGTTATAGTTGCTAAAAGTTTTGCCCGTATTTTTTATCGCAACGGGTTCAACATGGGACTCATTCTGCTTGAAGTGGGCGATGATTTTAAAAAGCTCGGTGATGGCGATCAGCTTGAAGTCGATGCTGATAAAGGAACCATCAAAAATCTCACCACAGGCGAAACCATCACATGCTCTCCTGTTCCCCCATTCATGAAAGAAATTCTGGATGCAGGCGGATTAGTAGAGTATGTTAAGAATCGTTTAGGAAATTAA